The following coding sequences lie in one Eubacterium ventriosum genomic window:
- a CDS encoding DUF2953 domain-containing protein, translated as MKEDSVKKTDIKQIGTSENEKEQEIQNSNLEETDVKNQNNENIKSEDSKKTTETNNRKKEKKSFITRMQISFKKLKQRIKKIVENIKDKIHNIKENAKNKKNSIDEIINQVKTVKQFITSKTTKEAYAYGKKMVLKLLKHLAPNRIKGNLYMGFEESYLTGEALGALGMIYGIFNINPKRFKVYPDFENKVFKGDIIFKGHIYLGVVIVYCLKFYFNENIKRIIKKFI; from the coding sequence TTGAAAGAGGATAGTGTTAAAAAAACTGACATTAAACAAATTGGAACTTCCGAAAATGAAAAAGAGCAGGAAATTCAAAATTCCAATTTGGAAGAGACTGATGTAAAAAATCAAAATAATGAGAATATAAAAAGTGAAGATTCAAAGAAAACTACAGAAACAAATAATAGAAAAAAAGAAAAGAAGTCTTTTATAACAAGAATGCAGATTTCCTTTAAAAAATTAAAACAAAGAATAAAGAAAATTGTAGAAAATATAAAAGATAAAATTCATAATATAAAAGAAAATGCAAAAAATAAAAAGAACAGTATAGATGAAATAATAAATCAGGTTAAAACCGTTAAGCAATTTATAACTTCAAAGACAACAAAAGAGGCTTATGCCTATGGCAAAAAAATGGTTCTAAAACTTCTAAAGCATTTAGCTCCTAACAGGATAAAAGGCAATCTATATATGGGATTTGAAGAAAGTTATTTAACGGGAGAGGCATTAGGCGCTCTTGGAATGATATATGGAATATTTAATATTAATCCTAAAAGGTTTAAGGTTTATCCTGATTTTGAAAATAAAGTGTTTAAAGGTGACATTATTTTTAAGGGACATATTTACTTAGGCGTGGTTATAGTATATTGTTTGAAATTTTATTTTAATGAAAATATAAAGAGAATTATAAAGAAATTTATTTAG
- a CDS encoding glycosyl hydrolase family 28-related protein — protein MYNNTINHGLVKVDGGTFVSVGSEFNNKTPQIAVGSLGRISLSGNTFKNAKTIINNSIYRSDDFNASVDVTPVSEFPDDKVAFQSHMPSNFTLYDVTRAPYNAENSKNHGGGSDCTKAIQKALNDASSNGGGIIFLPSGHYRMDGTIVIPSNVELRGATDLSTVPHGSGAILESYANKGKNDGTPFIRISANSGIRGVIVNYLEQK, from the coding sequence ATGTACAACAACACAATTAATCACGGATTAGTAAAAGTTGACGGTGGAACGTTCGTAAGTGTAGGTTCAGAATTTAATAACAAAACACCTCAGATAGCTGTGGGAAGCCTTGGCAGAATAAGCTTAAGTGGAAATACTTTTAAGAACGCAAAAACAATAATTAACAATTCAATATACAGGTCAGATGATTTTAATGCAAGTGTTGACGTTACACCGGTATCTGAATTTCCGGATGACAAGGTGGCATTTCAAAGTCACATGCCTTCAAATTTTACATTATATGATGTGACAAGGGCACCTTACAATGCAGAAAACAGTAAGAATCACGGTGGAGGAAGTGACTGTACAAAAGCTATTCAGAAAGCCTTAAATGATGCTTCATCAAATGGAGGTGGAATAATTTTTCTTCCTTCAGGACATTACAGAATGGATGGAACAATAGTTATTCCATCAAACGTGGAGCTTAGAGGGGCTACTGATTTAAGTACTGTTCCACACGGCTCAGGAGCAATTCTTGAATCTTATGCCAATAAGGGAAAAAATGATGGAACACCTTTCATCAGAATTTCGGCAAACAGTGGCATTCGTGGAGTGATAGTAAACTACCTGGAACAGAAGTAA
- a CDS encoding glycosyl hydrolase family 28-related protein: protein MKNRESESYFERINLITRLMLTTFVVGVSLMLFYGQNIKAADINNIGNPTYRVQKNMEQTDAFVYAYNVEDYGADGSGNRDNTEIFQKLLNKTYELGGGIVYVPAGKYKVTGSLKIPKGVTLRGDWRKPETRKPITETVVHHL from the coding sequence ATGAAAAACAGGGAAAGTGAAAGTTATTTTGAGAGAATTAATTTAATTACAAGGCTAATGCTGACTACATTTGTAGTCGGTGTTAGCCTTATGCTTTTTTATGGACAAAATATTAAAGCAGCAGACATTAACAACATTGGAAATCCTACCTACAGGGTACAGAAAAATATGGAACAGACAGATGCCTTTGTATATGCATACAATGTAGAGGATTATGGCGCAGACGGAAGTGGAAACAGGGATAACACAGAAATATTCCAAAAGCTTTTAAACAAAACTTATGAGCTTGGTGGTGGGATAGTGTATGTTCCTGCAGGAAAATACAAGGTTACAGGAAGTCTTAAGATACCAAAGGGTGTGACGCTTAGAGGAGATTGGAGAAAGCCTGAGACTAGGAAGCCCATTACGGAAACGGTGGTGCATCACCTGTAA
- a CDS encoding GerW family sporulation protein: MADNKKPTDDLLKAMEKFITTKSVVGEPVVVGDTIILPMADVSFGMGIGTFSKGETGSGGVGGKIVPSAVLVIKDGSSKLISIKDQDGLSRIIDMVPDVVNKFTSKNDVKDDFSDFEEMDEDIND, translated from the coding sequence ATGGCAGATAACAAAAAACCTACAGATGATTTATTAAAGGCAATGGAAAAATTTATTACAACAAAGTCTGTTGTTGGAGAACCGGTTGTGGTAGGAGATACAATAATCCTTCCTATGGCTGATGTTTCTTTTGGAATGGGAATAGGTACTTTTTCAAAAGGAGAAACAGGATCAGGCGGAGTTGGGGGAAAGATAGTACCAAGCGCTGTTTTGGTTATTAAGGATGGTTCATCTAAGCTTATCAGCATTAAAGATCAGGATGGATTATCAAGGATTATTGATATGGTACCTGATGTGGTAAACAAGTTCACTTCAAAGAATGATGTAAAAGATGATTTTAGTGACTTTGAGGAAATGGATGAAGATATTAACGACTAA
- a CDS encoding homocysteine S-methyltransferase family protein yields MEKTVANKNIFDKDFILLDGAMGTMLQQKGMELGTVPETLNITKPDWIIDIHKQYIDAGSDVVYANTFGANRYKMANTGYSVDELIGAAINNAKEAAKGTETLVALDMGPIGQLLEPTGSLSFEEAYDIFKEEVIAGRNAGADIIVIETMTDLMETKAAILAAKENSDLQVMCTMTFEDNKRTFTGCSVSAMCLTVQGLGVDALGVNCSLGPKELMPIVEEISKWTTVPIVVKANAGLPDPVTNTYNVLPDEFADTCKEMVKYGAKVLGGCCGTTPAYVAKLKEMVATVNASVVKKKPRQLAVCTPLKTVVVDQPRIVGERINPTGKKRFKQALRDNDMNYILSQAIEQIDAGADILDVNVGSPDIDEKEMMVKVIKALQAIVDVPLQIDSTKPEVLEAALRVYNGKPIVNSVNGEEEVLDTILPIVAKYGGAVIGLALDENGIPPTAEGRVEIAKRIRDKAMSYGIPKEDIIIDCLTLTVSAEQKAAAETLKAMNIVKNELGLRTVLGVSNISFGLPNREIINKTFLTIAMANGLDLPIINPNVPSMVWAVKAYKVLAAIDENSMDFIDYSSKVQPEVTTTKTEVVKSNDSTVSLGSELADKILKAMETGMKDDGRSYTSQLLKEKEAMEIINQILIPALDVVGDKFEKGTIFLPQLILAADVAKECFDEIKNYLADSGDSSESKGKIIVATVKGDIHDIGKNIVKVILENYGYNVIDLGRDVDCMEVVNAAIENDVHLVGLSALMTTTLGSMEETIKLLREHNVDCKIMVGGAVLTEDYAMKIGADYYAKDAKMSADIAKKVLG; encoded by the coding sequence ATGGAAAAAACTGTGGCAAATAAAAATATATTTGACAAAGATTTTATATTGTTGGATGGTGCAATGGGAACAATGCTTCAGCAAAAAGGAATGGAGCTTGGAACTGTACCTGAAACATTAAACATAACAAAGCCGGATTGGATTATAGATATACATAAACAATACATAGATGCAGGTTCGGATGTTGTTTACGCCAATACTTTTGGTGCAAATCGATACAAAATGGCTAATACGGGATATTCAGTTGATGAATTAATTGGTGCAGCCATTAATAATGCAAAAGAAGCAGCCAAAGGAACAGAAACACTTGTTGCTTTAGATATGGGACCTATAGGTCAATTACTAGAGCCTACAGGAAGTCTTTCTTTTGAGGAAGCGTATGATATTTTTAAAGAAGAAGTTATTGCAGGAAGAAATGCAGGAGCTGATATTATAGTTATTGAAACTATGACAGACTTAATGGAAACTAAGGCAGCAATTCTTGCCGCAAAAGAGAATTCAGACCTTCAGGTTATGTGTACAATGACATTTGAAGACAACAAAAGAACATTTACAGGCTGTTCAGTTTCAGCAATGTGTCTTACAGTACAGGGGCTTGGAGTAGACGCACTTGGTGTAAACTGTTCACTTGGACCTAAAGAATTAATGCCAATTGTAGAAGAAATTTCTAAGTGGACAACTGTTCCAATTGTAGTAAAGGCTAATGCAGGTTTGCCTGATCCTGTTACAAATACATATAATGTTTTACCTGATGAATTTGCAGATACATGTAAGGAAATGGTAAAATACGGAGCAAAAGTTCTTGGTGGATGTTGTGGTACAACACCGGCTTATGTAGCCAAACTAAAAGAAATGGTTGCAACAGTAAACGCAAGTGTTGTGAAAAAGAAACCAAGACAGCTTGCAGTATGTACACCTTTAAAGACTGTAGTTGTTGACCAGCCAAGAATTGTAGGTGAAAGAATTAACCCTACAGGAAAGAAAAGATTTAAACAGGCATTAAGAGACAATGATATGAATTATATTTTGTCACAGGCAATTGAACAGATAGACGCGGGGGCAGACATTTTGGACGTAAATGTAGGTTCACCTGACATTGATGAAAAAGAAATGATGGTAAAGGTTATTAAGGCTTTGCAGGCAATAGTAGATGTACCTTTACAGATTGACTCAACTAAACCGGAAGTTCTTGAAGCGGCTCTAAGGGTTTATAATGGTAAGCCTATTGTTAACTCAGTTAACGGAGAAGAAGAAGTTCTTGATACAATCCTTCCTATTGTTGCAAAATATGGTGGGGCAGTCATTGGACTTGCTCTTGATGAAAATGGTATTCCACCAACAGCAGAAGGACGAGTTGAAATAGCAAAACGTATTAGAGATAAGGCAATGTCTTATGGAATCCCAAAAGAGGACATTATTATTGACTGCCTTACACTTACAGTTTCAGCAGAACAAAAAGCTGCTGCAGAAACACTTAAAGCTATGAACATTGTAAAAAATGAATTAGGCTTAAGAACAGTACTTGGTGTTTCAAATATTTCTTTTGGTTTGCCTAACAGAGAAATAATTAATAAAACATTCTTAACAATAGCTATGGCTAATGGACTTGATCTTCCGATTATCAATCCAAATGTACCGTCAATGGTATGGGCAGTTAAGGCATATAAAGTATTGGCTGCAATTGATGAAAATTCAATGGATTTTATTGATTATTCAAGCAAAGTTCAGCCTGAAGTTACAACAACTAAGACAGAAGTCGTAAAATCAAATGATTCCACAGTAAGCCTTGGTTCAGAACTGGCAGACAAAATTCTTAAGGCGATGGAAACAGGAATGAAAGATGATGGAAGAAGTTACACATCTCAATTGCTTAAAGAAAAAGAAGCTATGGAGATTATAAATCAGATTTTGATTCCGGCATTGGATGTTGTTGGAGATAAGTTTGAAAAAGGTACAATATTCCTTCCACAGTTGATTTTGGCGGCGGATGTTGCAAAAGAATGTTTTGATGAAATAAAGAATTATCTTGCAGATAGTGGAGATTCTTCTGAATCAAAGGGGAAGATTATTGTTGCTACAGTTAAAGGTGACATACATGACATTGGAAAGAATATTGTAAAAGTTATTCTTGAAAACTACGGATATAACGTTATTGACTTAGGTAGAGACGTGGATTGCATGGAAGTAGTTAATGCGGCAATTGAAAATGATGTTCATTTAGTTGGACTTTCTGCACTTATGACAACAACACTAGGTTCAATGGAAGAAACAATTAAGCTTTTAAGAGAACACAATGTTGATTGTAAGATTATGGTAGGTGGTGCAGTTCTTACTGAAGATTATGCTATGAAGATTGGTGCAGATTATTATGCTAAGGATGCAAAAATGAGTGCAGACATAGCAAAGAAAGTTTTGGGATAA
- the metF gene encoding methylenetetrahydrofolate reductase [NAD(P)H] gives MNIADLFKKEHTVFSFEVFPPKKESGIETIYSTLNELKNLNPDFISVTYGAGGKGVANATTIDLCSYIKNELGTETIAHLSCLYNTKESIDRILDELDEKGVKNILALRGDVNPDFAIEKDFKYASDLTEYIMSKNRGFNISGACYPEVHQEAANMIEDIQNLKKKVDSGADHLISQLFFDDQVFFDFQEKARIAGINVPIEAGIMPVTNKKQIERMVSMCGASIPAKLSKVLQRFGDNHEAMRDAGISYAIDQIIELAAHGVDGVHIYTMNDPYVARRISEGVKNILKSGK, from the coding sequence ATGAACATTGCAGATTTATTTAAAAAAGAACACACAGTATTTTCTTTTGAGGTTTTTCCACCAAAAAAGGAAAGTGGTATAGAAACAATATATTCAACATTAAATGAGTTAAAAAACTTAAACCCTGATTTTATCAGTGTAACTTATGGAGCAGGTGGAAAAGGCGTTGCAAATGCGACAACAATTGACTTATGCTCATATATTAAAAATGAATTAGGAACTGAAACAATAGCCCATCTTTCATGTTTATATAATACTAAAGAAAGCATTGATAGAATTTTAGATGAATTAGATGAAAAAGGTGTAAAGAATATATTAGCTTTAAGAGGCGATGTAAATCCTGATTTTGCTATTGAAAAAGATTTCAAATATGCATCAGACTTAACAGAGTATATTATGTCAAAAAACAGAGGTTTTAATATTTCAGGCGCATGCTATCCTGAAGTTCATCAGGAAGCAGCGAATATGATTGAAGATATTCAGAATTTAAAGAAGAAAGTTGATTCAGGGGCAGACCATTTGATTTCACAGTTATTTTTTGATGATCAGGTATTCTTTGATTTTCAGGAGAAAGCAAGAATAGCAGGAATTAATGTTCCTATTGAAGCAGGAATTATGCCTGTAACAAACAAAAAGCAGATTGAGAGAATGGTTTCAATGTGTGGCGCAAGTATTCCGGCAAAACTTTCAAAAGTTCTTCAGAGATTTGGAGATAATCATGAAGCCATGCGTGATGCAGGTATTTCATATGCAATTGACCAGATTATTGAATTGGCAGCTCATGGAGTTGACGGAGTTCATATTTATACAATGAATGATCCATATGTTGCAAGAAGAATTTCTGAAGGTGTAAAAAATATATTAAAGAGCGGAAAATAA